A stretch of the Bombyx mori chromosome 14, ASM3026992v2 genome encodes the following:
- the Fa gene encoding FMRFamide-related peptides precursor (The RefSeq protein has 1 substitution compared to this genomic sequence), which translates to MNHPRSIAMLAALWLVVSVTSTPVRRSPDLEARRRSAIDRSMIRFGRSTLPVVPPAQPSFLQRYSAPQPAALTADDLMTFLRAYEEDYSSPVSKKSASFVRFGRDPSFIRFGRSVDEENSGYQAETNTYPQRRHRARNHFIRLGRDNELSESNDEDRYEVESERTKRSVVDPCNDCA; encoded by the exons ATGAATCACCCTCGATCCATAGCGATGCTTGCTGCGCTGTGGCTGGTTGTTAGTGTCACTTCAACTCCTGTCCGCCGTTCGCCTGACCTTGAAGCTCGTCGTCGCAGTGCTATCGACCGCAGCATGATCAG atTCGGAAGATCCACTCTGCCCGTCGTACCTCCAGCGCAGCCCAGCTTTTTGCAAAGATACAGCGCGTCTCAGCCAGCGGCCCTTACTGCAGATGACCTTATGACTTTCCTCCGAGCCTACGAAGAGGATTACAGCAGTCCCGTGTCCAAAAAGTCGGCTAGTTTTGTGCGATTTGGTCGCGACCCTAGCTTTATCCGGTTCGGAAGGTCAGTCGATGAAGAAAACTCTGGTTATCAAGCTGAAACCAACACTTACCCCCAACGGAGGCACAGAGCTCGCAATCACTTCATCAGGCTCGGAAGGGACAATGAGCTCAGCGAATCCAACGATGAAGACAGATATGAAGTAGAAAGCGAAAGAACAAAAAGATCCGTTGTTGACCCTTGCAATGATTGCGCTTAA